One window from the genome of Gimesia aquarii encodes:
- a CDS encoding Clp protease/crotonase-like domain-containing protein: protein MSSILQLRFSLVLAVSIAACLASSMAVAQSVCLPAPRLLTTMPMGGQVGTSFDVKITGQHLENVDELSFSHPGITAKKKLGADGKPVANTYVVSIAKDCPSGVHEARVMTRLGVSTTRAFNVGTLAEVTQAKPNTTLETALKLDLNSICNAVMTRQKIDHYTFEASKGQRIVVDCASKGIDSKLKPVLIIADEQGMDLLVERRGGALDFTAPETGKYVIKVHGLTYDGGPYYFYRLAVRSAAEKEIVPRLPSIQTVSAFSWPPAGLTDEAIRPEAEPNNQHTQAQKITLPCDITGSFFPAADVDTFEFTAKKGDVWWVEVASERLGRPTDPSIVVQHVSVEGKKEKLTDVVELSDIPSPVKISSNGYSYDGPPYNAGSSDIIGKVEIKQDGIHRLQLRDLFGGTRNDPLNIYRLIIRKAAPDFALVGWGLHMNLRNGDRNALSKPIALRAGATMPIEVVVVRRDGFDGEIELYMENLPQGVTAAGLKIPKGKSRGIMLVTASENAPRGLTSASFLGQATINGKTVTRPCRMASMQWPVKNAWSEVPSPRLLADVPVSVSNSELATITIAPTEDKVWEVTAGEKLTIPLTHLRRSEFSGANITLKTFGAGFERVPAFDAPLKAESSEAVLDLAKLKTPPGEYQIAFYGYAVAKYRENLEAVASAKSELERAKIEAEALSLEAEKLVLNSKTASQAEKANAEKAAQAASEKVKSAQAAVKTADKLLKAATARAKPKDIVDIIVSKPIQIRVNPAKKAK, encoded by the coding sequence ATGAGCTCTATTTTACAATTACGATTTTCTCTCGTGCTGGCAGTTAGCATTGCCGCATGTCTGGCTTCTTCAATGGCAGTCGCGCAATCCGTTTGTCTTCCGGCTCCTCGATTGTTGACGACCATGCCGATGGGAGGGCAGGTCGGAACCAGTTTCGACGTGAAGATCACAGGTCAACATCTGGAGAATGTTGATGAACTCAGCTTCTCACATCCCGGCATTACAGCAAAGAAAAAGCTCGGGGCAGACGGAAAACCTGTCGCAAATACTTATGTTGTTTCGATCGCGAAAGATTGTCCGTCAGGTGTTCACGAAGCCCGCGTGATGACGCGCCTGGGGGTTTCCACAACACGTGCTTTCAATGTGGGAACTCTGGCAGAAGTGACTCAGGCAAAGCCGAATACTACACTGGAAACTGCTTTGAAACTTGATCTGAATTCGATCTGCAACGCGGTGATGACCAGGCAAAAGATTGATCACTACACTTTCGAAGCAAGCAAGGGACAGCGCATTGTCGTTGATTGTGCGTCAAAGGGGATCGATTCTAAACTCAAGCCGGTTCTGATTATTGCTGATGAACAGGGGATGGACCTGCTAGTTGAGCGACGTGGCGGAGCACTTGACTTTACAGCTCCAGAGACGGGGAAATACGTGATTAAAGTTCACGGTTTGACCTATGATGGTGGCCCCTATTATTTTTATCGGCTCGCAGTTCGATCGGCGGCTGAAAAAGAAATCGTTCCCCGATTGCCTTCGATTCAAACTGTCAGTGCGTTTTCCTGGCCACCTGCGGGATTGACTGATGAAGCAATTCGACCTGAAGCAGAACCCAACAATCAACATACACAAGCACAAAAAATTACGCTTCCTTGTGATATTACTGGCAGCTTCTTTCCCGCTGCAGATGTCGACACGTTTGAATTCACTGCCAAGAAAGGCGATGTCTGGTGGGTGGAAGTCGCATCCGAACGGTTAGGACGTCCTACAGACCCTTCAATCGTCGTTCAACATGTAAGCGTAGAGGGGAAGAAAGAAAAACTGACGGATGTAGTGGAACTCAGCGACATTCCCAGTCCCGTAAAAATCTCTAGTAACGGTTATTCTTATGACGGCCCTCCCTACAATGCAGGCTCCTCTGACATTATTGGTAAAGTGGAAATTAAACAGGACGGCATACATCGATTACAACTGCGCGACTTGTTTGGTGGGACGCGGAACGATCCACTCAATATCTATCGTTTGATTATTCGCAAGGCTGCCCCTGATTTCGCACTTGTGGGTTGGGGCTTGCATATGAACCTGCGAAATGGTGATCGGAATGCACTTTCCAAACCGATTGCCTTACGTGCCGGTGCGACAATGCCCATCGAAGTGGTTGTTGTCCGTCGCGATGGTTTTGATGGTGAAATTGAACTATATATGGAGAACCTGCCACAGGGTGTCACAGCTGCCGGGCTGAAGATCCCCAAAGGAAAATCGCGCGGCATTATGCTGGTGACCGCTTCGGAGAACGCTCCACGGGGATTGACCAGTGCTTCCTTCTTAGGTCAGGCTACGATTAACGGCAAAACCGTAACGCGGCCCTGCCGAATGGCCTCAATGCAATGGCCGGTTAAAAATGCGTGGAGTGAAGTGCCATCGCCACGGTTGCTGGCCGATGTGCCTGTATCAGTCAGCAATTCAGAGCTGGCTACGATCACGATTGCCCCCACGGAAGACAAAGTCTGGGAAGTGACTGCTGGTGAAAAGCTGACGATTCCACTCACTCACTTACGGCGTTCTGAATTTTCTGGTGCGAATATTACTTTGAAGACCTTTGGTGCCGGCTTTGAGAGAGTACCCGCATTTGATGCGCCATTAAAGGCAGAGTCTTCCGAGGCCGTTCTCGATTTAGCAAAACTGAAGACACCCCCCGGTGAGTATCAAATTGCATTTTATGGCTATGCCGTTGCCAAATATCGGGAAAATTTAGAGGCGGTTGCTTCAGCAAAATCAGAACTTGAACGCGCAAAAATAGAAGCGGAAGCACTGTCGTTGGAAGCAGAAAAACTGGTTCTGAATTCAAAAACAGCCTCCCAGGCAGAAAAGGCGAATGCAGAAAAAGCAGCACAGGCTGCTTCTGAAAAGGTAAAATCAGCACAGGCTGCCGTTAAGACGGCCGATAAATTATTAAAGGCTGCAACCGCTAGAGCAAAACCAAAAGACATTGTCGATATCATCGTTTCCAAGCCGATTCAAATTCGTGTTAATCCAGCAAAGAAGGCAAAATAA
- a CDS encoding sulfatase family protein: MRPVLTIVLCCLLVPTFLEAKEKQSNPNIIVIMADDLGYGDVSCYGATELKTPHIDQLATEGLRFTSGYCSASTCTPTRYSMLTGTYAFRGKRTGIAPPNSPAIIKPGTETIASLLKRAGYTTAVIGKWHLGLGGKGGPDWNGQLKPGPLEIGFDTCFLLPTTNDRVPQVYVQDHRVLNLDPADPLWVGTKKPSPDHPTGKTHRHTLKMDWSHGHNSTIHNGISRIGFYTGGHAARFRDEDLADKWVEKSVEFIEQHQNEPFFLFFSSHDIHVPRMPHERFQGKTKLGFRGDSIVQLDWCVGELMKTLDRLKLADNTLVVFCSDNGPVLDDGYKDGAIEKIGKHRAAGPYTGGKYSVYEGGTRTPFITRWKGRIQPGTSDELVCTIDLPASLAALTKQGLSDGECRDSFNVLGALLGENKAKGRDHLVQQNNGNNGTYALRVGNWKLHRYDRKSARNVTVEAQLANTKVPQFQLFNLTDDPAEKTDVLAEHPKVAERLKTQLAKIIEDGRSRPQK; the protein is encoded by the coding sequence ATGAGACCTGTGTTAACCATTGTATTATGCTGCTTGTTAGTTCCCACTTTCTTAGAAGCGAAAGAAAAACAATCAAATCCAAACATCATTGTCATTATGGCGGATGACCTTGGTTATGGTGATGTCTCCTGCTATGGCGCAACCGAACTGAAAACGCCCCATATCGATCAACTTGCAACAGAAGGTCTCCGCTTTACGAGTGGCTACTGCTCCGCTTCCACCTGCACGCCCACACGGTATTCAATGCTCACAGGGACGTATGCCTTTCGTGGTAAACGCACAGGAATCGCTCCGCCGAACTCACCGGCGATCATCAAACCGGGTACTGAAACGATCGCTTCCCTGCTAAAGCGCGCTGGATATACAACTGCCGTGATTGGCAAATGGCATCTCGGACTTGGTGGGAAAGGAGGTCCAGACTGGAATGGACAACTAAAGCCAGGACCACTCGAGATCGGTTTTGACACCTGCTTTCTGCTGCCGACCACGAATGATCGTGTGCCTCAAGTTTATGTCCAGGATCATCGGGTTCTCAATCTCGATCCTGCCGACCCGTTATGGGTGGGAACCAAAAAGCCGAGCCCCGACCATCCCACAGGAAAAACTCACCGCCATACACTGAAGATGGACTGGTCACACGGACATAACTCAACGATTCACAACGGCATCAGCCGGATTGGTTTTTATACCGGTGGTCATGCCGCCCGCTTTCGCGATGAAGATCTGGCCGACAAATGGGTTGAGAAATCGGTTGAATTTATTGAACAACATCAAAACGAACCTTTCTTTCTATTCTTTTCATCACACGACATACATGTTCCACGTATGCCTCACGAACGATTTCAGGGAAAGACAAAACTTGGTTTTCGTGGAGACTCGATTGTGCAGCTTGACTGGTGCGTTGGTGAATTGATGAAGACACTCGATCGACTCAAGTTAGCTGATAACACGCTTGTTGTGTTTTGCTCCGACAATGGTCCGGTACTCGATGATGGCTATAAAGACGGAGCAATCGAAAAGATTGGTAAGCACCGTGCCGCTGGTCCCTACACCGGAGGCAAGTACAGTGTCTATGAGGGCGGAACCAGAACACCATTTATCACCCGCTGGAAAGGTCGGATTCAGCCTGGCACCAGTGACGAACTTGTCTGCACCATTGATCTGCCAGCCAGCCTTGCGGCTCTTACAAAACAAGGCTTATCTGACGGAGAATGTCGAGACAGTTTCAATGTGCTGGGTGCTCTACTTGGTGAGAACAAAGCTAAAGGCCGCGATCACCTCGTCCAGCAGAATAATGGCAACAACGGAACGTATGCCTTGCGTGTCGGTAACTGGAAACTGCATCGCTACGATAGAAAGTCTGCCAGAAATGTGACTGTCGAAGCGCAACTTGCAAATACGAAGGTGCCGCAGTTTCAACTCTTCAATCTGACTGACGATCCTGCCGAAAAAACAGATGTGCTCGCTGAGCATCCTAAAGTTGCAGAACGTCTCAAAACACAACTTGCCAAAATCATTGAGGATGGCCGCAGCAGACCACAAAAATAA
- a CDS encoding GntR family transcriptional regulator yields the protein MDKILQRNPVYQQLNERLRASLGDEYQCGDKFLTERQISEQFEVSRATANKALASLVSEGLLEFRRGIGTFVRRDVINYDVRSLISFTEKAKAARKNPGTELISFQKIVAAESDELLLSALEVESDSLLFEMQRLRLADGIPVILEHRYVVADRCPNLTKTHAKGSLYRAFTETHGLLIAGADEIIRAVSLKASEARQLQVSTRTPALEVVSVGFLKNSQPLWWERTLYRGDQYEFHSRLGPIQSATPPRGKLR from the coding sequence ATGGATAAGATTCTGCAACGCAATCCTGTATATCAGCAACTCAACGAACGGCTTCGCGCCTCGCTGGGGGACGAATATCAATGTGGTGACAAATTTCTCACCGAACGTCAGATCAGCGAGCAGTTTGAAGTCAGTCGCGCAACGGCGAACAAAGCGCTGGCCAGTCTTGTGTCAGAAGGCTTGTTAGAATTTCGTCGAGGGATTGGGACTTTTGTACGGCGTGATGTCATCAATTACGACGTGCGTTCCTTGATCAGCTTTACGGAAAAGGCAAAAGCTGCTCGCAAGAACCCTGGGACCGAACTGATTTCTTTTCAGAAAATTGTTGCCGCGGAATCAGATGAACTATTACTATCTGCCCTGGAGGTTGAATCTGATTCGTTGTTATTCGAGATGCAACGCTTGCGGCTGGCTGACGGTATTCCCGTGATCCTTGAACATCGTTATGTTGTGGCTGACCGCTGTCCTAATCTAACAAAGACCCATGCCAAAGGTTCACTCTATCGCGCCTTTACGGAGACTCATGGACTCCTGATTGCGGGGGCGGATGAAATTATTCGTGCGGTATCGCTCAAGGCAAGCGAGGCGCGACAGTTGCAGGTTTCAACGCGAACACCAGCACTCGAAGTCGTCTCTGTCGGGTTTCTTAAAAACAGTCAACCACTCTGGTGGGAACGTACACTTTATCGGGGCGATCAATACGAATTTCATAGTCGGCTTGGTCCCATTCAGTCAGCCACACCTCCTCGGGGTAAACTGCGGTAA
- a CDS encoding DUF1501 domain-containing protein: MTDPFHASSISPCPGPGSRRGFLKMGLAGFASLSLPSILRLRAESPAQKNNKEKTAVIMVWQPGGCSHIDTYDPKPNAPSEYSGPFETIPTKVPGLNFTELLPMQAKIADKFTVLRSMRHGSPGHPAGTLRMLTGDPDTRDKEIPKYPDWMSVTNYLRAKEGPRTNPLPPYVGVNFSSQRVGAAYLGDAYGPFSVSGDPNKPNFVVPNIGLSNPAEVKHLDRRAALRQNLDTLERAFDQAGELQALDEFETQAMTLLTNPKTKDAFDLSKEDDRTRDRYGRNTWGQQLLMARRLVEAGVDILSTSLSGPLCGRVNNWDDHAVNHHVFDALRFRSKAYDQAVSALIEDIYERGLDKRVLVVVTGEFGRTPKINYQPSTGAGNASAPSGTKQPGRDHWARAFSNIWAGGGIETGRFIGATDKHGSDSIERICGAGDFLATIYHHLGIDSSNVFLKDFNGRPTPIIADQGKPIRELMG, translated from the coding sequence ATGACAGATCCATTTCATGCATCATCGATCAGCCCCTGTCCGGGTCCGGGGAGCCGTCGTGGTTTTCTTAAAATGGGCTTAGCTGGATTCGCATCGCTGAGTTTACCGAGCATCTTGCGACTTCGTGCGGAAAGTCCTGCTCAAAAAAATAACAAAGAAAAAACCGCGGTCATCATGGTATGGCAACCCGGTGGTTGTTCGCACATTGATACCTATGATCCCAAACCAAATGCTCCTAGTGAGTACAGTGGTCCTTTTGAAACGATCCCCACAAAAGTACCGGGTTTGAATTTCACAGAGTTGTTGCCAATGCAGGCGAAAATCGCTGACAAATTCACGGTGCTGCGTTCCATGCGTCATGGTAGCCCCGGCCACCCTGCGGGAACACTGAGAATGCTGACCGGCGATCCCGATACCCGTGACAAAGAAATTCCCAAATATCCAGACTGGATGTCGGTTACCAATTACCTGCGTGCGAAAGAAGGCCCGCGGACAAATCCGTTACCACCTTATGTCGGTGTCAATTTTTCATCGCAGCGCGTGGGAGCCGCTTATCTCGGGGATGCCTATGGTCCCTTTTCGGTCTCTGGTGATCCAAACAAGCCGAACTTCGTTGTGCCAAATATTGGTTTATCTAATCCCGCTGAAGTCAAGCATCTGGATCGTCGGGCGGCACTTCGTCAGAATCTCGACACATTGGAGCGTGCTTTTGATCAGGCAGGTGAGCTTCAGGCGTTAGATGAATTTGAAACCCAGGCAATGACACTGCTCACCAATCCCAAAACGAAAGATGCGTTCGATTTGAGTAAAGAAGATGATCGCACGCGCGATCGCTACGGACGCAATACCTGGGGACAGCAACTGCTAATGGCGCGTCGATTAGTCGAAGCGGGAGTCGATATTCTTTCCACCAGCCTCAGTGGTCCCTTATGTGGTCGTGTGAATAACTGGGACGACCATGCTGTGAATCATCATGTTTTCGATGCCCTGCGTTTCCGATCAAAGGCCTATGATCAAGCGGTGTCTGCTCTGATCGAAGATATTTACGAACGCGGTTTGGACAAACGAGTGCTTGTTGTGGTAACCGGAGAATTCGGGCGTACTCCCAAAATTAACTATCAGCCCAGTACCGGTGCTGGAAACGCAAGTGCCCCATCGGGTACGAAGCAACCAGGCCGAGACCATTGGGCACGCGCTTTCTCCAACATCTGGGCCGGGGGCGGAATTGAAACAGGCCGCTTCATTGGTGCGACTGATAAACATGGTTCTGACTCAATCGAACGCATCTGTGGTGCAGGCGATTTTCTGGCAACAATCTATCATCATTTGGGAATCGATTCGTCGAACGTCTTTCTTAAAGATTTCAACGGTCGTCCGACTCCCATTATTGCCGATCAGGGGAAACCCATCCGTGAACTGATGGGTTGA
- a CDS encoding sugar phosphate isomerase/epimerase family protein, which produces MKLGFVSAILPEASLEQVFSTASSLGYDCVELMCWPVGKAERRYAGVTHIDVTQSDESDLKAIRELSAKYAVDVSGLGYYPNPLSADTAEANQAVEHLERIIAFAAQLGIRQVNTFVGRDHRASVDENWQRFLECWTPLIKVAEQHDVKVGIENCPMFFTNDEWPGGKNLAISPAIWRRMFDAIPSSHFGLNYDPSHLVWMQMDCVTPLKEFADRIFHVHAKDVRVDRDRLNEVGILANPLEYHSPKLPGLGDVDWGHFFAVLGDTGYQGPVCVEVEDRVYEGSLAARELALQQCCTFLRNYIPHGESNT; this is translated from the coding sequence ATGAAGCTTGGTTTTGTAAGTGCGATTTTACCAGAAGCGTCGCTTGAGCAGGTCTTTTCGACCGCATCAAGTCTGGGGTATGACTGTGTTGAGTTAATGTGCTGGCCTGTGGGCAAAGCGGAACGACGTTATGCAGGTGTGACTCATATTGATGTGACACAGTCTGATGAATCCGACTTGAAGGCGATACGTGAATTGTCAGCAAAATACGCGGTCGATGTCAGTGGACTGGGTTACTACCCCAATCCTTTGTCAGCAGACACGGCGGAAGCAAATCAGGCGGTCGAACATCTGGAACGGATCATCGCATTCGCCGCTCAGTTGGGAATTCGACAGGTGAATACATTTGTCGGTCGTGATCATCGCGCATCGGTCGATGAAAATTGGCAACGGTTTCTCGAATGCTGGACGCCGTTAATCAAAGTCGCAGAACAGCATGACGTAAAAGTCGGAATTGAGAATTGTCCGATGTTTTTTACAAATGATGAATGGCCGGGCGGTAAAAATCTCGCGATCAGTCCCGCGATTTGGCGGAGGATGTTTGATGCGATTCCCAGTTCTCACTTTGGATTAAATTACGATCCTTCGCACTTGGTCTGGATGCAAATGGACTGTGTTACACCGCTCAAAGAATTTGCTGATCGTATTTTTCACGTTCATGCCAAGGATGTTCGCGTTGATCGAGATCGCTTAAATGAGGTAGGGATTCTGGCGAACCCGCTCGAGTATCATTCTCCCAAACTACCGGGGCTGGGCGATGTGGACTGGGGGCACTTTTTTGCAGTGCTGGGTGATACCGGATATCAGGGGCCAGTCTGTGTGGAGGTGGAAGACCGTGTTTATGAAGGCTCTCTTGCAGCGCGCGAACTCGCTTTACAGCAATGCTGCACTTTTCTGCGTAATTATATTCCGCATGGAGAGTCGAATACATGA
- a CDS encoding ROK family protein — MREAIAGVDLGGTSIKVALANCAGDLLCHASIPTEGHLGATNVLSRIAELLSQLSQKNAVSLKVLGMGVPGLVDVEQGITKFLPNLPSQWREVPVARQLGDLLSCQVRVVNDARAATLGELRFGHGRSCPDATLAFMTLGTGVGGGVAIEGQLRLGPLGAAGELGHQTILPEGPRCGCGNRGCLETLASGPAIASAGIRLMNSGQAPNLHQLVEGEASRVTVVEMAQVAQQDPLIHAALIDASTYIGIAAANVVTILHPDMVVLGGGVAEMGPLLIERVQSVIQERVGMFPTDHVQVLKSELGVKAGVIGAIATAKDAL; from the coding sequence ATGAGAGAAGCCATTGCTGGTGTCGATCTTGGTGGAACTTCAATCAAAGTCGCTCTTGCAAATTGCGCCGGTGATCTGCTCTGTCACGCGAGCATTCCGACCGAAGGGCACCTTGGTGCAACGAATGTTCTTAGTCGGATTGCCGAGTTATTGTCTCAACTTTCGCAAAAGAATGCTGTCTCCCTCAAAGTGCTCGGAATGGGTGTGCCGGGATTGGTGGATGTAGAACAAGGTATCACGAAGTTTCTGCCGAATTTGCCCTCTCAATGGCGTGAGGTGCCTGTTGCCAGACAACTGGGAGATCTGCTTTCGTGTCAAGTACGCGTTGTCAATGATGCCCGCGCGGCTACATTGGGTGAGTTGCGTTTCGGTCATGGAAGATCTTGTCCTGATGCGACTCTGGCTTTTATGACACTGGGAACGGGAGTCGGAGGTGGCGTTGCCATTGAGGGACAATTGCGACTCGGACCACTCGGTGCAGCCGGCGAATTAGGTCACCAGACAATCTTACCCGAGGGGCCGCGTTGTGGATGTGGCAATCGTGGTTGTTTAGAAACTCTGGCAAGTGGACCGGCGATTGCGAGTGCGGGAATCCGGTTAATGAATTCGGGACAGGCACCGAACCTTCATCAATTGGTGGAAGGCGAAGCGAGTCGGGTGACAGTAGTAGAGATGGCACAAGTGGCACAGCAGGACCCATTAATCCATGCGGCACTCATTGATGCTTCCACCTATATCGGGATCGCCGCAGCAAATGTCGTCACAATTCTGCATCCTGATATGGTTGTACTCGGCGGTGGTGTGGCAGAGATGGGGCCGCTTTTAATTGAGAGGGTGCAGTCTGTCATCCAGGAACGCGTTGGAATGTTTCCGACGGATCATGTTCAAGTCTTGAAATCGGAACTGGGAGTCAAGGCTGGCGTTATCGGTGCGATTGCTACAGCAAAAGACGCGCTCTAA
- a CDS encoding Gfo/Idh/MocA family protein, which produces MTESLTAAVVGTGFIGPVHVEGLRRAGILVAGIAGSTADKSQTAAKTLGLERGYTSFNNVLTDDSVDVVHLATPNRFHFEQASAVLRAGKHVMCEKPLAMNSKESAELVTLAAECGLVAGVAYNIRFYPLCQEAASRVARSEFGDPIHMNGSYIQDWLLHDTDFNWRVIADEGGELRAVADIGTHWLDLIQFITGQEVVSVCADLQTVHTKRQRPLGASETFSNEVTDSAKTASVAVTTDDAGCVLLKFENGARGSLHVSQATAGRKNCLRFEIAGSQQSLSWNSEAPNALWVGHRDRPNELLTRDPSLLSPSAASTCSYPGGHNEGFPDTFKQLFRAFYGYIASGDFTASPPFPTFEDGHREILLCEAILKSHRKQCWVEVGESQK; this is translated from the coding sequence ATGACTGAATCTCTTACCGCGGCAGTCGTTGGCACCGGATTTATTGGCCCTGTACATGTCGAGGGGTTGCGAAGAGCTGGTATACTCGTTGCTGGAATCGCTGGTTCGACTGCAGATAAATCTCAAACGGCCGCCAAAACTCTGGGGCTGGAGCGTGGTTACACTTCGTTCAACAATGTACTGACTGATGACAGTGTGGATGTCGTGCATCTGGCAACACCAAACCGTTTTCATTTTGAACAGGCATCCGCGGTGCTCCGCGCAGGCAAACATGTGATGTGTGAGAAGCCATTGGCAATGAATTCAAAAGAGTCGGCAGAACTTGTGACCCTGGCTGCAGAGTGCGGGCTCGTCGCCGGGGTTGCTTACAACATTCGATTTTATCCGTTATGTCAGGAAGCCGCGTCTCGTGTCGCCCGCTCTGAGTTTGGTGACCCAATTCACATGAATGGATCCTATATACAAGACTGGTTGCTCCACGACACCGATTTTAACTGGCGTGTCATTGCCGATGAGGGAGGAGAACTTCGGGCGGTCGCGGATATTGGAACTCACTGGTTAGACTTGATTCAGTTTATTACCGGACAAGAAGTCGTTTCTGTGTGTGCCGATCTGCAGACCGTTCATACTAAACGACAGCGTCCTCTTGGAGCCAGCGAAACATTTTCAAATGAAGTCACAGACTCAGCAAAAACTGCGTCTGTTGCAGTCACAACAGACGATGCCGGGTGTGTGCTCTTAAAATTTGAAAACGGTGCACGAGGCTCACTGCATGTCTCTCAAGCAACAGCGGGGCGAAAAAATTGTCTACGGTTTGAAATTGCCGGTAGTCAGCAATCCCTTTCCTGGAATAGCGAAGCGCCGAATGCACTCTGGGTCGGTCATCGTGATCGTCCGAACGAACTGTTGACACGGGATCCTTCGCTGCTGAGTCCATCAGCGGCATCGACTTGCAGTTATCCCGGAGGTCACAATGAAGGGTTTCCAGACACCTTCAAGCAATTGTTTCGTGCGTTCTATGGATATATTGCTTCCGGAGACTTCACGGCTTCGCCTCCGTTTCCTACTTTTGAGGATGGACACCGAGAAATTTTGCTGTGTGAAGCGATTCTCAAAAGTCATCGGAAGCAATGTTGGGTTGAAGTAGGAGAGAGCCAAAAATGA